A window from Peromyscus eremicus chromosome 5, PerEre_H2_v1, whole genome shotgun sequence encodes these proteins:
- the Ccsap gene encoding centriole, cilia and spindle-associated protein, with product MSPGSGVKSEYMKRYREPRWDEYAPCYRELLRYRLGRRLLEQAHAPWLWDAWGPDSPSDSSASPSPAPRGALGEPSAPSAREEERTIGERGAELRGAEVGDAEEHDTVLPAPPKEDTEEKPEQQTRAKETHRAPVGPEPRQQPSALFARASKKATRSPQRSTSKIKENKHPFALYGWGEKQMDTGSQKTHNVCASASVHEIHESALRAKNRRQVEKRKLAAQRQRAHSVDVEKDRRVKPTSAENPWLTEYMRCYSARA from the exons ATGTCCCCGGGCAGTGGGGTGAAGAGCGAGTACATGAAACGCTACCGGGAGCCGCGCTGGGACGAGTATGCGCCATGCTACCGCGAGCTGCTGCGTTACCGCCTGGGCCGCCGGCTGCTGGAGCAGGCCCACGCGCCCTGGCTCTGGGACGCTTGGGGCCCAGACAGCCCCTCAGACAGCTCGGCTTCCCCCAGTCCGGCGCCCAGGGGCGCGTTAGGGGAGCCCTCGGCACCTTCCGCGCGGGAGGAGGAGCGGACGATCGGGGAGCGCGGAGCGGAGCTGCGGGGCGCGGAGGTTGGGGACGCGGAGGAGCACGACACAGTGCTACCAG caccaccaaaagaagacacagaagaaaagcCTGAACAACAAACCAGGGCAAAAGAGACTCACAGGGCGCCCGTTGGCCCCGAACCTCGACAACAGCCCAGTGCCTTATTTGCCAGAGCAAGTAAGAAAGCAACCAGGAGCCCCCAAAGATCAACGagcaaaataaaagagaacaagCACCCGTTTGCTCTTTACGgctggggagagaaacagatggaCACGGGGAGCCAGAAGACGCACAATGTCTGTGCATCGGCCTCTGTGCATGAG ATCCATGAATCAGCACTTCGTGCCAAGAACAGAAGACAGGTGGAGAAAAGGAAACTCGCTGCCCAGAGGCAGCGGGCTCACTCCGTGGATGTGGAAAAGGACCGGAGGGTAAAGCCAACTTCCGCAGAGAACCCGTGGCTGACAGAGTACATGCGATGCTACTCAGCAAGGGCATAG